The following are from one region of the Arthrobacter sp. TMP15 genome:
- the hisN gene encoding histidinol-phosphatase, which translates to MTIAPQTYNDDLRLAHVLADSVDSLTMSRFKALDLRVETKPDLTPVTDADKAAEESIRSQLSRVRPRDAVLGEEFGSSGHGSRRWIIDPIDGTKNFMRGVPVWATLIALVEEGVPVVGLVSAPALGKRWWAAQGTGAYMGKSLAAATRIRVSNVAELKDASLSYSSLTGWAERGNRDEFISLTDDVWRTRAYGDFWSYCMVAEGSVDIACEPELNLYDMAALVPIVTEAGGRFTSLEGADGPFGGNALATNSILHTEVLRRLNPNWDDLLG; encoded by the coding sequence ATGACGATCGCACCCCAAACGTATAACGATGACCTTCGCCTGGCGCATGTTCTTGCAGACAGCGTGGATTCGCTGACCATGTCCCGTTTCAAGGCCCTCGATCTGAGAGTTGAAACCAAGCCTGACCTGACACCTGTGACCGATGCGGACAAGGCTGCCGAGGAGTCCATCCGGAGCCAGCTCTCCAGAGTGCGCCCACGCGATGCCGTGTTGGGCGAGGAATTTGGCAGCAGCGGGCATGGGTCACGACGCTGGATTATTGACCCCATCGACGGCACCAAGAACTTTATGCGCGGCGTCCCGGTCTGGGCCACACTGATTGCCCTGGTTGAGGAAGGCGTCCCGGTTGTGGGCCTTGTCAGCGCCCCGGCACTGGGTAAACGTTGGTGGGCGGCTCAGGGCACAGGAGCTTACATGGGCAAATCCCTTGCCGCTGCAACACGCATCCGGGTCTCCAACGTCGCGGAGCTCAAGGACGCCTCCTTGTCCTACTCGTCTCTGACAGGCTGGGCGGAGCGCGGCAACCGCGACGAGTTCATCTCACTTACCGACGACGTCTGGCGTACCCGGGCCTACGGCGATTTTTGGTCTTACTGCATGGTGGCCGAAGGCAGTGTGGACATTGCCTGTGAGCCCGAACTGAACCTATACGATATGGCCGCACTGGTTCCTATCGTCACAGAGGCCGGTGGCCGCTTCACCTCTTTAGAGGGCGCAGACGGCCCCTTTGGCGGCAATGCCCTGGCGACCAACTCCATTTTGCACACCGAGGTGCTGCGACGCTTGAATCCCAATTGGGATGACTTGCTGGGTTAA